The region CTGGACCTGATGATCCACGACATCGACATCATCCAGCACATCGTCGGCTCCCCGGTGGAGCGCATCGACGCCATCGGCGCACCGGTCTTCACCGGGGAGGAGGACATCGCCAACGCCCGCATCGTCTTTGAGAACGGCTGCGTTGCCAACGTTACCGCCAGCCGCATCAGCCTGAAGAGCGAACGCAAGATGCGAATCTTCCAGCGCGACGCCTACATAACCCTGGACTTCCAGAACCGCAAGCTGCTGGTGGCTCAGAAGGGGAGTGGCGAGTTGTTTCCGGGGGTCCCCAACGTGAGGGTCGATGAGCGGGAACTGGGGCAGGCCGATGCGCTCAAAAACGAGATCGAATCTTTCCTTGAGGCCATCAGGGAGGGAAAACAGCCCCAGGTGAGCGGCCGGGAAGGGAAGATGGCGCTGGAGACAGCCCTCAAAATCAACGTAAGCCTGAAAAGGACACACCCATGATACCGATGGTAGACTTGAAGACCCAATACCACACCCTGAAAGCTGAAATAGACACGGCCGTTCTCGCCGCCCTGGAGAGCAGCCAGTTTATCCTGGGCCCCAACGTGACCGCCCTGGAGCAGGAGGCGGCCGCATACCTGGGCGCGCCCCACGCCGTCACCTGCGCATCGGGCACCGACGCCCTGCACCTGGCGATCCTGGCGGCCGGCATCGGCCCGGGGGATGAGGTCATCACCTCGCCGTTCACCTTCATCGCCACGGCCGAGGCCATCTGCTACGCCGGGGCCACGCCGGTCTTCGCGGACATCGACCCCCAAACCTTCAACCTGGACCCGGTCATGGTCGAAAAGGCCATCACCCCCCGGACCAAAGCGATCATCCCGGTGCATCTCTTCGGCCAGCCGGCCGACATGGCCGCGTTCAGCGCCATCTGCGAGAAGCACAACCTGCTTCTCATCGAGGATTGCGCCCAGTCCTTCGGTGCCGCGATCGATGGCCGCATGACCGGCACCATAGGCATGCTGGGCTGCTTCAGCTTCTTCCCCAGCAAGAACCTGGGATGCTACGGCGACGGCGGCATGGTCACCTGCGCCACGGCCGAGTTGGCCGAGCAGGTCAAGGTGCTGCGCAACCACGGCAGCCGGGTACGGTATCACCACAGCATGATCGGTTTCAACAGCCGTCTCGACGACATCCAGGCCGCCATCCTGCGGGTGAAGCTCAAGCGGATCGACGAATTCAACGCCGGCCGCCGCCGTGTGGCGCAGCTCTACTCGTCCCTGCTGGCCGACGTGGCCACCGTTCCCCATGAGGATGGCAAGGGACGGCACGTTTACCACCAGTACACGATCCTGACCGACCGGCGCGATGCCGTCATGGCAAAACTCTCCGAACAGCAGATCGCCTCGGCCGTCTACTACCCCATCCCGCTCCACAAACAGGATGTCTTTGCCCAGGCCTGCGCCGGCGTGAGCCTGCCGGTGGCCGAAAAAGTGGCCGGCAGCTGCATGTCGCTCCCCGTCTACCCGGAAATGCCCGACGCGTCGGTGCGCCTGGTGGCGGAAACCGTCAAAGAGGTACTGGTTGGCTAAACTGTATCCCTGTGTTCCCCCTGGTGTTGAAGGGATGTGCGCGTGATGCCCGACATTGTTCCATCGACGGCACAGCGGAATATCATGATCGTGGCGGGTGAGGCCTCCGGCGACATCTACGGCGCCGACCTGGTCCGCGCGGCGCTCAAACTCGACCCGACACTGCGTTTTTTCGGCATCGGCGGAGCGCGCATGCGCGAGGCCGGGGTGGAGACGCTGGTGGATTCGGCCGATATGGCCGTGGTGGGGCTGGTGGAGGTGCTCAAGCATTTCGATGTCATCTCGGGCGCCTTCCTCACGCTGAAAAAGCTCCTGTCTACCGACCGGCCCGACCTGCTGATCCTGATCGATTATCCCGGTTTCAACCTGCGCCTGGCCAAGGCGGCCCGAAGGGCCGGCGTCAAGGTGCTCTACTACATCAGTCCGCAGATCTGGGCCTGGCGCCAGGGACGGGTCAGGAAGATCGCACGGCTGGTGGATCACATGGCGGTGATCCTCCCCTTCGAGGCCCCCTTTTACGAGCGGGCCGGGGTGCCGGTCTCCTTCGTGGGGCATCCCATGATCGACCTGGTCACGGTCACCCGGGAGCGGGACGAGGCGGCCGCAAGCTTCGGACTCGATCCCGGGCGCAGGATTGTCGGGCTCTTCCCCGGCAGCCGCCGCAACGAGATCGAGCGGCTCCTGCCGGTGATCATCGAAGCCGCCACCCTGCTGAAGCGGCGCTTTCCCGACATCCAGTTTGCGCTTCCCCTGGCGTCCACGCTGCGCGATGAGGATATCGTTCCGCATCTTGCGGCGGCCGGCCTTGAGGTCACCATCACCCGGGAACGGATTCATGACCTGATCCGGGCCTGCGACGCCGTCGTTTCCGTTTCCGGCACCGTCACCCTGGAAATCGCCTTGGTGGGCACCCCCATGGTGATCATCTACAAGCTCTCGCCCCTCACCTACCAACTGGCAAAACACCTGGTGAAGGTGAACAACATCGGCCTCTGCAACATCGTCGCCGGAGAAACCGTGGTCCGGGAACTCATCCAGCATGAGGCCAATCCGGCCATGATCGCGGACGAGATCGGTTCGATCCTGACGGATGCCGGCTACGCCGGGGCGATACGGGGAAAACTGGCGGCCATACGGGAGAGGTTGGGCGGTGGCGGCGCATCCGCCAATGTGGCGCGACTGATACTGGCAACAATGGAAGATCAATGAAACCAACCCTGTTACGCACCCTCGGATTTTTCAAACCCTACTGGGGCCTGCTGCTCCTTTCCGCACTCTGCTCGGCGGTCGTGGGCGGCATGGACGGCGCTTTCGCCTATCTGGTGGAACCGGTCCTGAAGAAGATCTTTGCCGGCAAGGATACCGGCATCTTTCTGCTCGTGCCGATCGGGATCATCGCCCTGTTCCTGGTCCGGGGGGTTGCCCGCTTTACCTACGATACGGCCATAAAGCTGGCCGGCCAGAAGGCGATCCAGGATATCCGCAATACCCTGTATGCCAGCACGATTCGCCAGGATATGGCCTTTTTCAACCGCCAGGCCACCGGCGAGCTCATGTCGCGCATGACCAACGATATCTCCCAGATGCAGGAGGGGATCGGCCAGGTCGTGAGCGGGCTGTTCCGCGACCTGATCTCCGCCGTGTCGCTTCTGGGGGTCATCTTTTATCGCAACTGGACACTGGCCATCATCTCCTTCGTGGTGATCCCGGCCACGGCCTATCCCGCCCAGTTGATCGGCAAGAAGATCAAGAATGCCTCCGGGCGCAGCCTCAACGTCATGGGGGGGCTGACCGCCACCCTTCAGGAAACCTTTTCCGGCGTCAAGGTCATCAAGGCTTTTGGTCTGGAAAACCAGATTATCAGCCGTTTCCACGCGACCAACCTGGAGTTTTTCCATCAGATCCGCCGCTTCATCAAATACGAATCCCTGGCCATGCCGGTTTCCGAGGCCATCATCTCCTTTGGGGTGGCCGGCGTGATCTATTTCGGCGGCAGCCAGGTCATGTCCGGGCACATGACCGCCTCGGAATTCTTCTCGTTCATCGCCGCCATGGTCATGGTCTTCAACCCGATCAAGAAGCTGCAAAGCTCCTACAACGTCGTCCAGCGCTCTG is a window of Geobacter sp. FeAm09 DNA encoding:
- a CDS encoding DegT/DnrJ/EryC1/StrS aminotransferase family protein, whose translation is MIPMVDLKTQYHTLKAEIDTAVLAALESSQFILGPNVTALEQEAAAYLGAPHAVTCASGTDALHLAILAAGIGPGDEVITSPFTFIATAEAICYAGATPVFADIDPQTFNLDPVMVEKAITPRTKAIIPVHLFGQPADMAAFSAICEKHNLLLIEDCAQSFGAAIDGRMTGTIGMLGCFSFFPSKNLGCYGDGGMVTCATAELAEQVKVLRNHGSRVRYHHSMIGFNSRLDDIQAAILRVKLKRIDEFNAGRRRVAQLYSSLLADVATVPHEDGKGRHVYHQYTILTDRRDAVMAKLSEQQIASAVYYPIPLHKQDVFAQACAGVSLPVAEKVAGSCMSLPVYPEMPDASVRLVAETVKEVLVG
- the lpxB gene encoding lipid-A-disaccharide synthase, which codes for MPDIVPSTAQRNIMIVAGEASGDIYGADLVRAALKLDPTLRFFGIGGARMREAGVETLVDSADMAVVGLVEVLKHFDVISGAFLTLKKLLSTDRPDLLILIDYPGFNLRLAKAARRAGVKVLYYISPQIWAWRQGRVRKIARLVDHMAVILPFEAPFYERAGVPVSFVGHPMIDLVTVTRERDEAAASFGLDPGRRIVGLFPGSRRNEIERLLPVIIEAATLLKRRFPDIQFALPLASTLRDEDIVPHLAAAGLEVTITRERIHDLIRACDAVVSVSGTVTLEIALVGTPMVIIYKLSPLTYQLAKHLVKVNNIGLCNIVAGETVVRELIQHEANPAMIADEIGSILTDAGYAGAIRGKLAAIRERLGGGGASANVARLILATMEDQ
- a CDS encoding ABC transporter ATP-binding protein is translated as MKPTLLRTLGFFKPYWGLLLLSALCSAVVGGMDGAFAYLVEPVLKKIFAGKDTGIFLLVPIGIIALFLVRGVARFTYDTAIKLAGQKAIQDIRNTLYASTIRQDMAFFNRQATGELMSRMTNDISQMQEGIGQVVSGLFRDLISAVSLLGVIFYRNWTLAIISFVVIPATAYPAQLIGKKIKNASGRSLNVMGGLTATLQETFSGVKVIKAFGLENQIISRFHATNLEFFHQIRRFIKYESLAMPVSEAIISFGVAGVIYFGGSQVMSGHMTASEFFSFIAAMVMVFNPIKKLQSSYNVVQRSAGAAERVFNLLDEHRAIVDRPGALDLGRSAGRVEFRNVSFSYGGEPVLQDISLVAESNRMIALVGPSGGGKSTLAALLPRFYDVSEGAILIDGRDIRDVTVASLVSQIALVDQETTLFNESIADNIRYGKPGAPLEEVMAAAKAAFAHDFILELPDGYDTSIGDRGLRLSGGQRQRICIARALLKNAPILILDEATSALDTESEQMVQKALDNLMVNRTTFVIAHRLSTILHADTIIVLEKGRIVERGSHEDLLKNSSLYSRLHALQFSDRTTGDPSAES